The DNA sequence TTCCGACTATATATTTAGATTTGGTAGTTAAAAAATGGGCATTTAGACAAATTTTGACTAATATCCTTAAAAATAATTTTTAACTAGTGGTACAATGCTCGAAATTAAACGTAATAGCATATATTGTTGTTATTACCATTGGCGCAACTGCGTAATACACAAAGGAAAATAAACATGAGCAATATCGAAGAACGCGTAAGAAACATCATCGTTGAACAACTTGGTGTTCAACTAGAGGAAGTTAAAAACGAAGCTTCTTTTGTTGACGATCTAGGTGCTGATTCTCTAGATACTGTTGAGCTTGTAATGGCTCTTGAAGAAGAGTTCGATACAGAAATTCCAGATGAAGAAGCTGAGAAAATCACGACTGTTCAATCAGCTATCGATTACGTTGTAAATAACGGTTAA is a window from the Psychromonas ingrahamii 37 genome containing:
- the acpP gene encoding acyl carrier protein — its product is MSNIEERVRNIIVEQLGVQLEEVKNEASFVDDLGADSLDTVELVMALEEEFDTEIPDEEAEKITTVQSAIDYVVNNG